In Ostrinia nubilalis chromosome 10, ilOstNubi1.1, whole genome shotgun sequence, a single genomic region encodes these proteins:
- the LOC135075178 gene encoding uncharacterized protein LOC135075178, which produces MPHRKISRGPPELMTILFEVASNIQIKDIEYVLEFGCDEVDCYYGGLYKVTITGYRNGCKVKKKYIIKWHSDPKKRNAFRKAHKREFLFYQKIIPAYLEIQNRFKVIEGLKTKFPNCDFACCDKGREAIVVSETQGYKVHDRFQKLSLDHVSLAVKNLAKLHALSFVLEKSQPEKFEEIKKACYFDVQYADVELMPKSLFSYYEVSVNVVKDASAKKKLQDNISNVLRILHKCAMPDTKYSTICHGDCWNNNILYKYQKSRPVDVMFIDCQLLRYASPVTDISYYLYMTTDHEFRLKYYDHVLSLYYWTLSAVLRQCDWDINEIYPESIFQQHLKDYSVFGLIEALISMKIITAEIEDAHKMTEVKYELTEEGSCGSELQNSLLYEQRVNGVVNDFFSRNYSLDAVLSK; this is translated from the exons ATGCCACACAGAAAGATCTCTCGTGGACCACCGGAACTTATGACGATCTTATTTGAAGTAGCCAGCAACATTCAGATAAAAGATATAGAGTATGTTCTTGAGTTTGGCTGTGACGAAGTTGACTGCTACTACGGCGGTCTTTACAAAGTGACCATAACAGGATACAGAAATGGATGCAAAGTTAAGAAGAAATATATCATAAAGTGGCATTCTGATCCAAAAAAACGAAATGCTTTCCGTAAAGCACATAAACGTGAGTTTCTATTCTATCAAAAAATTATCCCAGCGTATCTCGAAATTCAAAACCGTTTCAAAGTTATTGAGGGACTAAAGACAAAATTTCCGAATTGTGATTTCGCTTGCTGTGACAAAGGAAGAGAGGCCATTGTAGTGTCGGAAACACAAGGATACAAGGTTCACGACAGATTTCAAAAGTTATCACTGGACCACGTTTCACTCGCGGTGAAAAATTTAGCGAAACTGCACGCTCTGTCTTTTGTGCTGGAAAAATCTCAACCAGAGAAgtttgaggaaataaaaaagGCATGTTATTTCGACGTGCAGTATGCAGATGTAGAGCTCATGCCAAAGTCATTGTTCTCATATTACGAGGTTTCAGTGAACGTTGTTAAAGATGCATCAGCGAAGAAGAAGCTGCAAGATAATATATCAAACGTACTTAGAATTTTGCATAAGTGTGCAATGCCGGATACAAAATACAGCACCATTTGTCATGGCGACTGTTGGAATAATAACATTCTCTACAAATATCAG AAAAGCAGGCCGGTGGATGTAATGTTTATCGACTGCCAACTGCTCAGATACGCATCACCCGTCACCGATATATCGTACTATTTGTACATGACTACTGACCACGAAttccgcttaaaatattatgaccACGTCCTCTCTTTGTATTACTGGACATTATCGGCGGTGCTGCGTCAATGTGATTGGGACATTAATGAAATCTACCCAGAGAGTATTTTCCAACAGCATCTGAAAGATTACTCGGTGTTTGGTTTGATAGAAGCTTTGATATCAATGAAGATAATTACGGCAGAAATAGAGGACGCGCACAAGATGACAGAGGTGAAATACGAGCTGACCGAAGAAGGATCGTGCGGGAGTGAATTGCAGAATAGTTTGCTATACGAGCAGCGAGTGAACGGTGTTGTCAATGATTTCTTTTCGAGAAACTATTCCTTGGATGCTGTTCTTAGTAAATGA